From the genome of Streptomyces spinoverrucosus:
ACCCGGACGCCGACGAGCCGACCTACTTCGCCCGCAACTACCTGCGCCACGACGGCCTGCTGGACATCACCAACGCGTCCGACCTGGTCACCGTCTCCTGGAGCCGGTTCGCCGACCACGACAAGGCGATCCTCATCGGCAACGGCGACTCGGCCACCGGCGACCGGGGCAGGCTGCGGGTCACCCTGCACCACAACGAGTTCGACTCCGTCGTCCAGCGCGCGCCCCGCGTCCGCTTCGGACAGGTGCACCTCTACAACAACCGGTACGTGACCGGAGACCACCGCTACTCGATCGGCGTCGGCACCGAATCGGCCGTGTACGCCGAGAACAACGCCTTCACCACCCCCGGCCACATCGAGGCCGCCGACCTGGTCAAGAGCTGGAACGGCAGCGCCCTGCACCAGAGCGGAACCGTCTTCAACGGCTACCCGGTCGACCTGCTCGCGATCCACAACGCCTACAACTCGGGCAGCGAACGCGACCTGACCGCCGACGTCGGCTGGACACCCACCCTCCACGGAAGGATCGACAGCGCCGAGCGGGCCGACCGAGAGGTGGCGCGCGGCGCGGGCGCGGGGAGGATCCCATGACCGTACCCGTCGTACTCGCCGGCGCCCGCGGCCACGGCCGCTGGCACATCGCGAACATCCGCCGCCTCCAGGACCGGGGCCTGGTCCGCCTCGCGGGCATCTGCGAGCCGACCCCGCTCACCGAGGAGGAGTACGGCGGCGCACTCCCGCCGCAGTCCGCCGACTTCGGCGCCCTGCTCGACTCCACCGGAGCCCGGGTCGCCGTCATCTGCACCCCCATCCCCACCCACACCGACCTCGCACTGACCGCCGCCCGCGCAGGCGTGCACATCCTGCTGGAGAAGCCCCCGGCCCCCTCCTACGCGGAGTTCCGCCGGATGGCGGACGGGGTCGCCGAGGCGGGCGTCGCCTGCCAGATCGGCTTCCAGTCGCTGGGCTCGCACGCCGTGCCCGCGATCCACCGGCTGGTCGCCGAGGGAGCGATCGGCGAGGTCGCCGGGGTCGGCGGGGCGGGCGCCTGGGCGCGCGACGAGGCGTACTACCGGCGGGCGCCCTGGGCGGGCCGGCGCCGGATGAACGGCGTCGACGTGATCGACGGGGCGCTCACCAACCCCCTCGCGCACGCCGTCGCCACCGCCCTCGTGCTGGGCGGCGCCACCCGCGCCGAGGACGTGACCGCCGTCGAGACCGAGCTGTGGCGGGCCAACGCGATCGAGGCCGACGACACCTCCTGCCTCCGGGTCACCACCGCCGAGGGCCGCCCGGTCACCGTCGCCGCGACCCTGTGCGCCGAGCGGCCGGACGAGCCGTACGTCCTGGTGCACGGCAGCCGGGGCCGGATCACCTTCTGGTACAAGCAGGACCGCGTGCTGCTGCAGCGGGCCGACCACGGCCCGGAGGAGTACGACTACGGCCGCACCGACCTGCTTCAGAACCTGGTCGAGCACCTGACCGCCGGAGCGGAGCTGCTCGTCCCGCCGGACGCGACGGGCGCCTTCATGCGGGTGGTCGAGGCGATCCGGCTGGCGCCCGACCCGGCCCCGCTGCCCGAGTCCGTCTGGCGCCCGATCCCCGGCGAGCGGCGTCGGGTCGTGCCCGGCATCGACGGACTGGTCGCGGCCGCCGCCGACACCCTCGCCCTCTACTCCGAACTCGGCGCTCCCTGGGCGTGCGAGGAAGCACGTCGGACCGACCGCAAAGAGGTGAGCACCCGATGACGACCACCGACACACCCGTCCTGCGCGTCGCGGGCCGCCCGGTCGCCCGGTACGTCACCCGGCCCGAGCTGCCCACCCGGCGCTCCCCGCGCCCCTACCTCCACCCCGTCACCACCCTGGCCGGCACGGCGGTCACCGAACTGAGCCCCGCCGACCACCCACACCACCTCGGCGTCGGTGTCGCCGTTCCCGACGTCGAGGGGTACAACTTCTGGGGCGGACGCACCTTCGTCCGCGACCAGGGCCCGACCGAGCTCGACAACCATGGCGCCCAGCGCCACCTCGCCTTCCAACTGCGCGACCCGGACGGCTTCGTCGAGGAGCTGCGCTGGGTGGCAGCGGGTGCGGAGCTGCTGCGCGAGCGCCGTACGGTGGCGGCCACCGAACTCACCGACGCCGCCTGGGCGTTGGACTTCACCTTCGCCGTCACCAACACCACCCCGGGACCGCTGTCGATCGGCAGCCCCGCCACCAACGGCCGTCCGGGAGCGGCGTACGGCGGTTTCTTCTGGCGGGCCAGGAAGGAGGCGACGGCGCCCGACGTCTTCACCGCCGACTCCGAGGGCGAAGCGGCGGTCCACGGCGACCGTGCCGACTGGCTCGCCCTCGCGGGCAGCTCCTGGACGCTGGTCCTCGCCGGTGCCACGCAGGCCACCCGCCGCGACCCCTGGTTCGTGCGCACCGCCGAGTACCCGGGCGTCGGTTCCTCCCTGGCGTACGACGAACGGCTGCCGATCCCGCCGGGCGACACCGTCGTACGCCGCATCGTCACCGTCGTCGCCGACGGCCGCCTCGGCCGGGACGAGGCGGCGGTCCTGGTCAGGAAGGCGGTCGCCCAGTG
Proteins encoded in this window:
- a CDS encoding Gfo/Idh/MocA family protein, translating into MTVPVVLAGARGHGRWHIANIRRLQDRGLVRLAGICEPTPLTEEEYGGALPPQSADFGALLDSTGARVAVICTPIPTHTDLALTAARAGVHILLEKPPAPSYAEFRRMADGVAEAGVACQIGFQSLGSHAVPAIHRLVAEGAIGEVAGVGGAGAWARDEAYYRRAPWAGRRRMNGVDVIDGALTNPLAHAVATALVLGGATRAEDVTAVETELWRANAIEADDTSCLRVTTAEGRPVTVAATLCAERPDEPYVLVHGSRGRITFWYKQDRVLLQRADHGPEEYDYGRTDLLQNLVEHLTAGAELLVPPDATGAFMRVVEAIRLAPDPAPLPESVWRPIPGERRRVVPGIDGLVAAAADTLALYSELGAPWACEEARRTDRKEVSTR
- a CDS encoding DUF6807 domain-containing protein produces the protein MTTTDTPVLRVAGRPVARYVTRPELPTRRSPRPYLHPVTTLAGTAVTELSPADHPHHLGVGVAVPDVEGYNFWGGRTFVRDQGPTELDNHGAQRHLAFQLRDPDGFVEELRWVAAGAELLRERRTVAATELTDAAWALDFTFAVTNTTPGPLSIGSPATNGRPGAAYGGFFWRARKEATAPDVFTADSEGEAAVHGDRADWLALAGSSWTLVLAGATQATRRDPWFVRTAEYPGVGSSLAYDERLPIPPGDTVVRRIVTVVADGRLGRDEAAVLVRKAVAQ